In Ruminiclostridium papyrosolvens DSM 2782, the following proteins share a genomic window:
- the leuD gene encoding 3-isopropylmalate dehydratase small subunit encodes MNVKGKVIKYGNNVDTDVIIPARYLNTSDPAELASHCMEDLDDKFTQRVQKGDVMVAGKNFGCGSSREHAPISIKASGISCVIAETFARIFYRNSINIGLPILECPEAAKDIKDDDQVEIDFDKGLIKNLTTGKTYQGQPFPGFMQEIISSDGLIQYINNSL; translated from the coding sequence ATGAATGTTAAGGGTAAGGTTATAAAGTATGGAAACAACGTTGATACAGACGTAATTATACCTGCAAGATATTTGAACACATCAGACCCTGCTGAGCTTGCCAGTCATTGCATGGAGGATCTTGATGATAAATTTACACAGAGAGTCCAAAAAGGAGATGTAATGGTTGCCGGAAAGAATTTTGGCTGCGGTTCCTCAAGAGAACACGCACCCATTTCTATAAAGGCTTCGGGAATATCCTGTGTTATAGCAGAAACTTTTGCAAGAATATTCTATAGAAATTCTATTAATATCGGGCTCCCTATTTTAGAGTGTCCTGAAGCTGCAAAAGATATAAAGGATGACGATCAGGTAGAAATAGACTTTGATAAAGGGTTGATTAAAAACCTTACAACAGGCAAAACATATCAGGGTCAGCCGTTTCCCGGATTTATGCAGGAGATTATTTCTTCCGACGGGTTGATACAGTATATTAATAATTCGCTTTAA
- the leuB gene encoding 3-isopropylmalate dehydrogenase — MNYKITVLPGDGIGPDIIAEALKVLDLIGEKYGHSFLYTEADLGGIALDRHGEPLPQVTVDTCKGSDAVLLGAVGGPKWDTLPGNKRPEAGLLGIRAALGLYANLRPAVIYGALKDASPLKTEIISNGIDIMVIRELTGGIYFGKRGRLDSEGGEAAFDTEMYNVSEIKRIAKVGFETAMKRGKKLMSVDKANVLESSRLWRQVVEEVAKEYPEVALSHMYVDNAAMQLVRNPAQFDVILTSNIFGDILSDEASMITGSIGMLPSASVGSSKLGLYEPIHGSAPDIAGQDKANPIATILSVAMMLRYSLDLTDEADAIEKAVQDVLNSGYRTADIASPGTKVVGTKEMGKLLREHM; from the coding sequence ATGAATTATAAAATTACAGTGCTTCCGGGAGACGGAATTGGTCCGGATATAATAGCGGAAGCCTTGAAGGTTTTAGATTTGATAGGTGAAAAATATGGCCACAGCTTCTTATATACAGAAGCTGATTTAGGCGGTATTGCTTTAGACAGGCATGGAGAGCCGCTGCCACAGGTTACGGTGGATACCTGTAAGGGGAGTGATGCAGTGCTGCTGGGGGCAGTAGGTGGCCCTAAATGGGATACATTGCCCGGAAATAAGAGGCCGGAAGCGGGATTGCTGGGGATAAGAGCGGCTCTCGGATTATATGCCAACCTTAGACCGGCTGTTATATATGGGGCTTTAAAGGATGCATCACCGCTCAAAACAGAAATAATTAGCAATGGTATTGATATTATGGTTATCCGTGAATTGACCGGAGGAATTTATTTCGGCAAGAGAGGCAGACTTGACTCAGAAGGCGGAGAGGCTGCATTTGACACAGAAATGTATAATGTATCTGAAATAAAGAGAATAGCAAAAGTTGGCTTTGAAACGGCTATGAAGAGGGGCAAAAAGCTTATGTCCGTGGATAAGGCCAATGTACTTGAAAGCTCAAGGCTCTGGAGGCAGGTAGTTGAAGAGGTGGCAAAGGAATATCCGGAGGTTGCCTTAAGTCATATGTACGTTGATAATGCGGCAATGCAGTTGGTCAGAAACCCTGCTCAATTTGACGTTATCCTTACAAGTAATATATTTGGAGATATCTTATCGGACGAAGCTTCCATGATAACAGGTTCTATCGGAATGCTGCCATCCGCCAGTGTTGGCTCTTCGAAGCTGGGGCTTTATGAGCCTATACATGGGTCTGCACCTGATATTGCAGGACAGGATAAAGCAAATCCTATTGCGACAATACTTTCAGTGGCTATGATGCTGAGATATTCACTTGATTTGACTGATGAAGCAGATGCTATTGAAAAGGCTGTTCAAGATGTTTTAAATTCGGGCTACAGAACTGCTGACATAGCCTCTCCGGGTACTAAGGTTGTTGGTACCAAGGAGATGGGAAAGCTCCTTAGAGAGCATATGTAG
- a CDS encoding IS1182 family transposase, which translates to MQHKNYTGFNGYYQLVLPLNLEMLIPEDDSVRLLSQILEGLNYTKLYKAYSSTGRKPAVDPKTMFKIITYANSNNIYSSRKIETACKRDINYMWLLQGESKPDHSTIARFRKDYLPEAIEDLFYQMVQHLHSIGEVKFENLFVDGTKIEANANRYTFVWKKVVNKNEAKMFEKIKACLVDINQSYLTNFSVSKDSILADLEQVLKYLKDKQKEDNIEFVHGIGKRKTQVQKFTEQLKEFKERQEKYNAHNRLFEGRNSYSKTDTDATFMHMKDDHMRNAQLKPAYNVQIGVESEYVTGVGVFQDRNDIATLIPFLKSMESNLGRCYENIIADSGYESEENYLYLEEKQQQSYIKPQTYKIWKKKSFKKDISKRENMKYDEDKDEYTCHNGKQLKMSGTTHRKSATGYRSEISIYECEDCSNCPYKSKCTKAQGNRKMQVSKTFVKKRQKSYENILTEKGILLRVNRSIQVEGAFGVLKSDYNFKRFLTRGRTSVKTEFMLLCFGYNINKLHSKIQNDRCGKELHEIKAC; encoded by the coding sequence ATCCAACATAAAAATTATACCGGATTTAACGGATACTATCAATTAGTTTTGCCTTTAAATTTGGAGATGTTAATACCTGAAGATGATTCTGTCAGACTGCTAAGCCAAATATTGGAGGGATTGAATTACACAAAGTTGTATAAGGCTTACTCTTCTACGGGAAGAAAACCGGCAGTTGACCCAAAGACTATGTTCAAGATAATAACATATGCAAACTCAAATAACATATACTCAAGCAGAAAAATTGAAACTGCATGTAAAAGAGATATTAATTACATGTGGCTGCTCCAAGGGGAATCAAAGCCTGACCACTCAACTATAGCCAGATTTCGCAAGGATTATCTTCCAGAAGCAATAGAAGACCTATTCTATCAAATGGTTCAGCACCTGCATTCTATAGGAGAAGTCAAATTCGAAAACCTGTTTGTGGATGGTACTAAAATTGAAGCAAATGCAAACCGCTATACCTTTGTATGGAAGAAAGTAGTCAATAAAAACGAAGCAAAGATGTTTGAGAAAATCAAAGCTTGCTTAGTGGATATAAACCAGTCATATTTAACTAACTTTTCAGTATCAAAAGATAGTATACTGGCGGATTTAGAGCAAGTCCTTAAATATTTAAAGGATAAGCAAAAAGAAGACAATATAGAATTCGTTCATGGAATCGGTAAACGTAAAACTCAAGTACAGAAATTCACAGAGCAGCTTAAGGAATTTAAAGAACGTCAGGAAAAATACAATGCTCATAACCGGCTGTTCGAGGGGAGAAACAGTTATTCTAAAACGGATACTGATGCAACATTCATGCACATGAAAGATGATCACATGCGTAACGCTCAGCTAAAACCTGCTTACAATGTACAGATTGGTGTAGAAAGCGAATATGTTACCGGCGTTGGAGTCTTTCAGGATAGGAATGACATTGCTACACTGATCCCGTTTCTAAAAAGTATGGAATCAAACTTAGGAAGGTGTTATGAAAATATAATTGCAGACTCTGGCTATGAGAGCGAAGAAAACTATCTGTACTTGGAAGAAAAGCAACAGCAAAGCTACATAAAACCTCAAACATACAAGATATGGAAGAAGAAAAGTTTCAAGAAAGATATCAGCAAACGTGAAAATATGAAATATGATGAAGATAAAGATGAGTATACGTGCCATAATGGAAAACAATTAAAAATGTCAGGAACAACTCATAGAAAATCTGCAACAGGATATCGTTCCGAGATTAGCATATATGAATGTGAAGATTGTAGTAATTGCCCCTATAAGTCTAAGTGTACAAAAGCCCAAGGAAATCGCAAAATGCAGGTATCTAAAACATTTGTAAAAAAGAGACAAAAATCTTATGAAAACATCTTGACGGAAAAAGGCATTCTTCTAAGAGTAAATCGTTCCATCCAAGTTGAAGGAGCCTTTGGGGTTCTAAAAAGTGACTATAATTTTAAACGATTTTTAACTAGAGGGAGAACCAGTGTCAAAACGGAATTTATGCTGTTGTGTTTTGGCTATAACATAAACAAGCTACACTCCAAAATTCAAAATGACCGATGTGGAAAAGAACTTCATGAAATAAAAGCCTGCTAA
- the gap gene encoding type I glyceraldehyde-3-phosphate dehydrogenase, with the protein MAVRIGINGFGRIGRNSFKVLLEKYSEDLEVVAINDLTAPETLAHLLKYDSVFGRYNGLVEVCKNGLKVNGRPVKILSEKDPASINWGDMGVDIVLESTGLFSKREKAQLHITKGNAKKVIISAPSPDDDITVVMGVNHDRYDAKKHNIISNASCTTNCLSPLAKVLNDNFGIVRGLMTTVHAYTNDQKILDLPHKDLRRARAANVSIIPTKTGATKAVEKVLPELAGKLSGLALRVPTFAVSVVDLVIETEMLVVKNDVNAALIEASEGNMKGILGYTQEPLVSIDFKGQSESSIVDALSTIVINDNMIKVVAWYDNEWGYSNRYADLAAFVAKKGFN; encoded by the coding sequence ATGGCTGTAAGAATTGGAATAAACGGATTTGGCAGGATAGGAAGAAATTCGTTTAAAGTGTTATTGGAAAAGTATTCAGAAGATCTGGAGGTTGTTGCAATTAATGATTTGACAGCGCCGGAAACGTTGGCACATCTGTTAAAGTATGATTCTGTATTTGGAAGGTACAATGGATTGGTTGAAGTTTGTAAAAACGGCTTAAAAGTGAATGGAAGGCCAGTCAAGATTCTATCGGAAAAGGATCCTGCAAGTATCAATTGGGGAGATATGGGAGTTGATATTGTTTTGGAGTCCACAGGATTATTCAGCAAGAGAGAAAAAGCCCAGTTACATATCACAAAGGGTAATGCAAAAAAAGTAATAATATCAGCACCTTCACCTGATGATGATATAACCGTAGTAATGGGAGTTAACCATGATAGGTATGATGCGAAAAAGCATAACATAATTTCAAATGCCTCTTGTACTACCAACTGCTTATCACCATTGGCTAAGGTATTGAATGATAACTTCGGAATAGTCAGAGGATTGATGACCACGGTTCATGCATATACCAATGATCAGAAGATTCTTGACTTACCGCATAAGGATTTAAGGAGGGCAAGGGCTGCAAATGTATCAATAATTCCTACAAAAACAGGGGCTACAAAGGCGGTTGAAAAGGTGCTGCCTGAGCTTGCAGGGAAGTTGAGCGGGCTTGCTTTGAGAGTACCTACATTTGCTGTCTCAGTTGTTGACCTTGTTATCGAAACGGAAATGCTCGTAGTAAAGAATGATGTAAATGCTGCATTGATTGAAGCTTCGGAAGGAAATATGAAGGGTATTCTGGGATACACGCAGGAACCACTAGTATCCATAGATTTCAAGGGTCAGTCTGAATCATCCATTGTAGATGCTCTGTCCACAATTGTTATTAATGATAATATGATTAAGGTTGTTGCCTGGTATGACAACGAGTGGGGTTATTCAAACAGGTATGCCGATTTAGCAGCTTTTGTAGCGAAAAAGGGCTTTAATTAA